The DNA sequence ACATCAAAGcattttaaatacagaaattcACAAATCATATGGTATCAGAATCCAACTTTCACTGTTATGGATTAATGTTATCATTAGAATTCATCTCCCTGTACCCCTTAGAGAATTCCAGGCCCATTCATTTGGTACAACTCTTCAGTCattgttttttccacttttatgGTTTGAAGACTACAGGGAGGCAGTTACAGACACCCCACTGTCATTTAAAAACTGACATTAGTAATGAGTGATGTATAATTACAAAGTTGAGTTCCATCTTGTTTTAAGTGCCATCCAATCATTTTGGGAAAACAGCTGAATGGGTGAACAAAACCATGACTAAAATCACAGCTATTAGGTTTTTCCTTCatcttttcatttaaaacatGAAAAGTTGCAAGTGACAAAATTTGTTAGAAAACCAGCTGTAAGGTACTCAGATCTttgcaaaaaaatatttacatttaaaacTTCAAATAAAGGACCCCAAATACTTgactatttaaaaatacaaacacaTTCTGCTTATGCAAAGTAAGTGTTTGGTTTACTTACAATACCCTTGTGCTTTGGCCTACAAATATGCATCCACAGGCTTAACTTTTAACATTAATTAACTCCAGTGATGTCAGCAAGATCAAGAACAAGCCAATGTGCAAAAACTACAGTATATGGGTATGGGGAGGTGCTGACAGTTGGCTCCTGCAAAGCTTACAGCATCCACAAGCCACTGTTCCCTTCCTGCTATTTGCTTTTAGGATTgccaaagaaaaatattaaccaAAAATATAACCATTATCAATCTGCCAAGGTGTTGGaaagcaattttaatttttcatatgGGAAACAATGATCCTGTTAGCCATGTGGGAAGAGCAGGGATGCTGTCTTGCTTCTCTAGAAAAaagttggctttttttctttatgattGTCAGTTTGCCTTTGCAAAATAAGTATCAAGCTATGAAACTCAGTAACTGCACTACAACTTATTAAGACAAAGTAGAAGTTAATGCACACAGAGTTACACAGTTGTGTTAAACCAAATAGTCTCCATCTACTAGAGCTGGTCTCAGAGCTGTATCACACAACAGGGAGTAGGAAATACAGTAattaaaccaaaagaaaaactaaCTTAGGAAGCCAAGCCTTCAAAATACGAAGTCAAGGTTCACTGATTCTGCATTTATCTTGATGTAAATATGACAGTAATGTTAATACTATGTGCCCAAGAAAGCAGGGGAAGATTAGGAAGGGGAAATACACTCTCTAGCCTGATTAAGCCTTAAGAGTTGAGGTTTTGTAAAGTACATTATGAAACAAAAAAGGGCAGTTATTGTCTTTAGCTTGCCCATAAATTCCCATTAGCTTCTAGTTTTCCAGTGATCACAGCGTATCTGTACATGATTATAACCTCTTAATTAACCAAAACCACCCAGAAAAACATTGTTTCTGTTGTGTGTTCATTCCCCCTCTATCACCACTTTTGTAGGATACATGGTCATCACTGTCAAAGTCATGTTACCATAAACCATTGAATATTTATAGACTGGAAGCAAAGTTATTATTAGCTTGCTCATAAACTTCTAATAGGGAAAGCACAGTAAACTCCTTCTCTCAAGTCTGGCTACCTTGTACAAGCAGGTGTCAACTATCTCATTGCAAACTTTCTCAAGGTCATCAGTGACTTCAAGTCTGGATCTTACAAAGTCACACAGCTCTTCATTTCCCATAACATCCCAGATCCCGTCGCACGCCAGGATGATGAACTGATCATCTTCTTCTGATCTCTCAATTTCATACACTTCAGGCTCGGGTGAGACCAGCTGTTCTGTTGGACCTTTCCCATGGACACATTTGTAATCAAAGTCCCCAAGTGCCCTTGAAACAGCAAGGGAGCCGTTCACACGCTGAATCATGACGGAGCCGCCTGCGTTCTGGATACGCTCCTTCTCCAGAGGGTTGCTTGGTTTGTGATCCTGTGTGAAGAAGTGAACCTTCCTGTTTCGACAGAGCAACCCTCTGGAGTCTCCACAGTTGATGAAGTACGTGTGTTGGGGAGAAATCATGACACCCACAGCTGTTGACCCACTTCTGTCTGCGCCATGCTTCTTCTCAGAGATGACTCTCATGTGTTCGTCAATTTGCAGAAAACCTGTTCTGATGCCGCTCTTTACACTTTCCACAGATGGTGGCCCATCTGGCCCTTTAAAATCCTGGTTGCTCGTGATGTGATCTAATAAATGCTCACAGCAGTACTTGGCAACCTGGGATCCAGCGTGCCCATCATAGACAGCAAAGAAGGACCATCCATCGAGTCCGTTTGGCAAACCGATCACAGCCGTGTGCGCGTCCTCCATCTCCACGCGCCAGCCCTGCATGCTGCTCAGGCCGTAGCGCAGCCCGTTCCCCTGCCCCTGCGCGTTATGCTTCTCCATCTTTGGCTTGTCTAAAAATGCTCCCATGGTGACCTTCCTTCAGTTCtacaaagattaaaaaaaaaaaaaggattattaAGATGTTTCTTAAAAATCCGGCTGGGAGATATTAAATAATGGTACAAGTAAAATGCCCGAAGTAGTACACAGCTGTAAAGCTGAATTTTCTGTGTCTCCAGTCAAATTTGCATTGCTTTCATCTAATTTAAACAAGGACACTACTACTAGCTGAAAGCACTTttcatatttttgtattttcagcTGTTTTACTTGAAAAATTCATGTTCACTGTCATTCATGGTTCTGACAAAAGCCTCTAATAGAACTGTGTATGAAACCAGTTTCAAAGAGGACTTGTTAACTGGCACACATCTGAATGGCTGCTCCCTGCAACTACTGAGCCATGAAAGAGTTCAATGTTTCTAGGACACTGGCATTCCTTTGATCCCTACCTGCTGGCCACAAATTCCTGCTAACACTGCTTTTCTGGTAGTGATGggaaaatgaaagcagaattattaggtggtttttttttaagatgggGATTTCAGGGGTTTTTGGGTTCGGTTGTTATTCggctttttttaaacagatCAATGATAAGAATGACCAAGAGGATGCCAGAGTCTGCATAAAGGAAAAAGCAGCACTGGATAAACTAGCAGCAGGACTGGGAAGGAA is a window from the Zonotrichia albicollis isolate bZonAlb1 chromosome 6, bZonAlb1.hap1, whole genome shotgun sequence genome containing:
- the PPM1A gene encoding protein phosphatase 1A isoform X1 produces the protein MGAFLDKPKMEKHNAQGQGNGLRYGLSSMQGWRVEMEDAHTAVIGLPNGLDGWSFFAVYDGHAGSQVAKYCCEHLLDHITSNQDFKGPDGPPSVESVKSGIRTGFLQIDEHMRVISEKKHGADRSGSTAVGVMISPQHTYFINCGDSRGLLCRNRKVHFFTQDHKPSNPLEKERIQNAGGSVMIQRVNGSLAVSRALGDFDYKCVHGKGPTEQLVSPEPEVYEIERSEEDDQFIILACDGIWDVMGNEELCDFVRSRLEVTDDLEKVCNEIVDTCLYKGSRDNMSVILICFPNAPKVSPEAVKREAELDKYLESRVEEIIKKQGEGVPDLVHVMRTLATESIPNLPPGGELASKRSVIEAVYNRLNPYRNDDASGLSRNGRKNGHSRL
- the PPM1A gene encoding protein phosphatase 1A isoform X3, translating into MGAFLDKPKMEKHNAQGQGNGLRYGLSSMQGWRVEMEDAHTAVIGLPNGLDGWSFFAVYDGHAGSQVAKYCCEHLLDHITSNQDFKGPDGPPSVESVKSGIRTGFLQIDEHMRVISEKKHGADRSGSTAVGVMISPQHTYFINCGDSRGLLCRNRKVHFFTQDHKPSNPLEKERIQNAGGSVMIQRVNGSLAVSRALGDFDYKCVHGKGPTEQLVSPEPEVYEIERSEEDDQFIILACDGIWDVMGNEELCDFVRSRLEVTDDLEKVCNEIVDTCLYKGSRDNMSVILICFPNAPKVSPEAVKREAELDKYLESRVEDGV
- the PPM1A gene encoding protein phosphatase 1A isoform X2; protein product: MGAFLDKPKMEKHNAQGQGNGLRYGLSSMQGWRVEMEDAHTAVIGLPNGLDGWSFFAVYDGHAGSQVAKYCCEHLLDHITSNQDFKGPDGPPSVESVKSGIRTGFLQIDEHMRVISEKKHGADRSGSTAVGVMISPQHTYFINCGDSRGLLCRNRKVHFFTQDHKPSNPLEKERIQNAGGSVMIQRVNGSLAVSRALGDFDYKCVHGKGPTEQLVSPEPEVYEIERSEEDDQFIILACDGIWDVMGNEELCDFVRSRLEVTDDLEKVCNEIVDTCLYKGSRDNMSVILICFPNAPKVSPEAVKREAELDKYLESRVEEIIKKQGEGVPDLVHVMRTLATESIPNLPPGGELASKRSVIEAVYNRLNPYRNDDADSASTDDMW